Proteins encoded by one window of Vidua chalybeata isolate OUT-0048 chromosome 10, bVidCha1 merged haplotype, whole genome shotgun sequence:
- the TRIM59 gene encoding tripartite motif-containing protein 59, giving the protein MEQLEEELTCPICYDTFVEPRVLPCSHTFCGPCLRDLLQPGPGFSCPSCRALVAVPAAGLEALPINFALKAVIEKCQQEERAPGMCRAHPRQPLNIYCLQDRRLVCGQCLTVGKHRGHAIDDLQSAYRKAREALGQLLGELADPSCSEVFSCSERLRLQKARCQSALQGDREAVLKYFKELGDVLENKKAALLSALDELDSRILEKYDPLIEEVELEECELKELHSALQEEESPLLFLEKMNELQPRLHALRVRQLPEPEPVEIHPRMKNVLQDMSATEIGQVHRIRTPKLHLAHESQCCGKQIASKRGDAAAAFMLILIGLALLWQKEPQGLVLLMVSFILLITSGVIPVPLARLWEFLLWIYQDSCTYLQARMQDNSSQLL; this is encoded by the coding sequence atggagcagctggaggaggagctcACCTGTCCCATCTGCTACGACACCTTCGTGGAGCCGCGGGTGCTGCCGTGCTCGCACACCTTCTGCGGGCCGTGCCTGCGGGACCTCCTGCAGCCGGGGCCGGGCttcagctgccccagctgccgGGCTCTGGTGGCCGTGCCCGCTGCCGGCCTGGAGGCGCTGCCCATCAACTTCGCCCTCAAGGCCGTGATCGAGaagtgccagcaggaggagcGGGCCCCCGGGATGTGCCGGGCACACCCCCGGCAGCCGCTGAACATTTACTGCCTGCAGGACCGGCGGCTGGTGTGCGGCCAGTGCCTCACCGTCGGCAAGCACCGCGGGCACGCCATCGATGACCTGCAGAGCGCCTACAGGAAAGCCAGGGAGGCtttggggcagctcctgggggagctGGCGGATCCATCCTGCTCCGAGGTGTTCTCGTGCTCCGAGAGGCTGCGGCTGCAGAAGGCCCGGTGCCAGAGCGCcctgcagggtgacagggaAGCTGTGCTCAAGTATTTTAAGGAACTTGGTGATGTCTTGGAGAAcaaaaaagcagctctgctgagcgCGCTGGATGAACTCGACAGCCGCATTCTGGAGAAATACGATCCCCTCATCGAGGAGGTGGAGTTAGAAGAGTGTGAGCTAAAGGAGCTGCACTCGGCTCTTCAGGAGGAGGAGTCCCCGCTGCTTTTCCTGGAGAAGATGAACGAGCTGCAGCCGCGGCTCCACGCTCTCAGAGTGAGGCAACTCCCGGAGCCTGAACCTGTGGAGATCCATCCTAGGATGAAGAATGTGCTGCAGGACATGTCTGCAACTGAAATAGGGCAGGTGCACAGGATCCGCACGCCAAAGCTACACCTGGCTCACGAAAGCCAATGCTGTGGAAAGCAAATAGCATCTAAACgcggggatgctgctgctgcttttatgcTGATCCTGATTGGACTTGCGTTGTTATGGCAGAAGGAACCACAAGGTCTTGTGCTGCTCATGGTTTCATTTATATTGTTAATCACATCTGGTGTCATCCCAGTTCCTCTGGCACGtctctgggaattcctgctgtgGATTTATCAGGATTCCTGCACCTACCTGCAGGCCAGAATGCAGGACAATTCTTCGCAACTACTTTGA
- the KPNA4 gene encoding importin subunit alpha-3 isoform X2 — MADNEKLDNQRLKNFKNKGRDLETMRRQRNEVVVELRKNKRDEHLLKRRNVPHEDICEDSDIDGDFRVQNTSLEAIVQNASSDNQGIQLSAVQAARKLLSSDRNPPIDDLIKSGILPILVHCLERDDNPSLQFEAAWALTNIASGTSEQTQAVVQSNAVPLFLRLLHSPHQNVCEQAVWALGNIIGDGPQCRDYVISLGVVKPLLSFISPSIPITFLRNVTWVMVNLCRHKDPPPPMETIQEILPALCVLIHHTDVNILVDTVWALSYLTDAGNEQIQMVIDSGIVPHLVPLLSHQEVKVQTAALRAVGNIVTGTDEQTQVVLNCEALSHFPALLTHPKEKINKEAVWFLSNITAGNQQQVQAVIDANLVPMIIHLLDKGDFGTQKEAAWAISNLTISGRKDQAWRKLNSYKTMKMKTSTNWLMRSLTSSSPQMILMKIQALFQKRSKAEHLVSIHLPMYQQKGSSFRVVFWKFRYNAALNKKKKKV; from the exons aTGGCCGACAACGAGAAGCTGGACAACCAGCGCCTGAAGAACTTCAAGAACAAAGGCCGCGACCTGGAG ACTATGAGAAGACAAAGAAATGAAGTTGTTGTGGAGTTGAGAAAG aacAAAAGAGATGAGCATCTCCTAAAGAGAAGGAATGTTCCCCATGAGGATATCTGTGAGGATTCTGATATAGATGGGGACTTCAGAGTG CAAAACACTTCTTTGGAGGCAATAGTACAG aATGCCTCAAGTGACAACCAGGGTATTCAGTTAagtgctgtgcaggcagcaaG gaagctgctgtCCAGTGACCGCAATCCACCCATCGACGACCTAATAAAATCAGGAATATTACCTATCCTAGTGCACTGTCTTGAGAGAGATGACAA tcCTTCCTTACAGTTTGAAGCTGCGTGGGCTCTGACCAACATTGCCTCTGGAACCTCGGAGCAAACCCAGGCTGTAGTTCAATCCA ATGCTGTGCCGCTTTTCCTGAGACTGCTGCATTCACCTCATCAAAATGTTTGTGAGCAAGCAGTGTGGGCTTTAGGAAATATCATAG GTGATGGACCCCAGTGTAGAGATTATGTCATTAGCCTTGGAGTAGTGAAGCCCCTGCTGTCCTTCATCAGCCCCTCCATCCCCATCACCTTCCTCAGGAATGTCACCTGGGTCATGGTGAACCTGTGCCGCCACAAAGACCCCCCTCCACCGATGGAGACCATCCAGGAG ATCCTGCCAGCGCTCTGTGTTTTAATTCACCACACGGATGTAAAT ATCTTGGTAGATACAGTCTGGGCACTCTCCTATCTCACGGACGCTGGCAATGAGCAGATCCAGATGGTGATCGACTCTGGCATTGTCCCTCACTTGGTTCCTCTCCTCAGCCACCAGGAAGTCAAAGTCCAG acgGCTGCGCTCAGAGCTGTGGGGAACATCGTCACTGGCACCGACGAGCAGACACAGGTGGTTCTCAACTGTGAAGCTCTCTCACATTTCCCAGCACTTCTGACACAtcccaaagaaaaaattaataag GAAGCAGTGTGGTTCCTATCTAACATCACTGCAGGAAACCAGCAGCAAGTCCAGGCAGTAATAGATGCAAACCTTGTTCCAATGATAATCCATCTTCTAGATAAG ggggattttgggactCAGAAAGAAGCTGCTTGGGCAATAAGCAACTTAACAATCAGTGGGAGAAAAGACCAG GCCTGGAGAAAATTGAACAGCTACAAAACCATGAAAATGAAGACATCTACAAACTGGCTTATGAGATCATTGACCAGTTCTTCTCCTCAGATGAT ATTGATGAAGATCCAAGCCTTGTTCCAGAAGCGATCCAAGGCGGAACATTTGGTTTCAATTCATCTGCCAATGTACCAGCAGAAGGGTTCCAGTTTTAGAGTGGTATTTTGGAAGTTTAGGTACAATGCagcactgaataaaaaaaaaaaaaaggtttga
- the KPNA4 gene encoding importin subunit alpha-3 isoform X3: MADNEKLDNQRLKNFKNKGRDLETMRRQRNEVVVELRKNKRDEHLLKRRNVPHEDICEDSDIDGDFRVQNTSLEAIVQNASSDNQGIQLSAVQAARKLLSSDRNPPIDDLIKSGILPILVHCLERDDNPSLQFEAAWALTNIASGTSEQTQAVVQSNAVPLFLRLLHSPHQNVCEQAVWALGNIIGDGPQCRDYVISLGVVKPLLSFISPSIPITFLRNVTWVMVNLCRHKDPPPPMETIQEILPALCVLIHHTDVNILVDTVWALSYLTDAGNEQIQMVIDSGIVPHLVPLLSHQEVKVQTAALRAVGNIVTGTDEQTQVVLNCEALSHFPALLTHPKEKINKGDFGTQKEAAWAISNLTISGRKDQVAYLIQQNVIPPFCNLLTVKDAQVVQVVLDGLSNILKMAEEEAETIANLIEECGGLEKIEQLQNHENEDIYKLAYEIIDQFFSSDDIDEDPSLVPEAIQGGTFGFNSSANVPAEGFQF, translated from the exons aTGGCCGACAACGAGAAGCTGGACAACCAGCGCCTGAAGAACTTCAAGAACAAAGGCCGCGACCTGGAG ACTATGAGAAGACAAAGAAATGAAGTTGTTGTGGAGTTGAGAAAG aacAAAAGAGATGAGCATCTCCTAAAGAGAAGGAATGTTCCCCATGAGGATATCTGTGAGGATTCTGATATAGATGGGGACTTCAGAGTG CAAAACACTTCTTTGGAGGCAATAGTACAG aATGCCTCAAGTGACAACCAGGGTATTCAGTTAagtgctgtgcaggcagcaaG gaagctgctgtCCAGTGACCGCAATCCACCCATCGACGACCTAATAAAATCAGGAATATTACCTATCCTAGTGCACTGTCTTGAGAGAGATGACAA tcCTTCCTTACAGTTTGAAGCTGCGTGGGCTCTGACCAACATTGCCTCTGGAACCTCGGAGCAAACCCAGGCTGTAGTTCAATCCA ATGCTGTGCCGCTTTTCCTGAGACTGCTGCATTCACCTCATCAAAATGTTTGTGAGCAAGCAGTGTGGGCTTTAGGAAATATCATAG GTGATGGACCCCAGTGTAGAGATTATGTCATTAGCCTTGGAGTAGTGAAGCCCCTGCTGTCCTTCATCAGCCCCTCCATCCCCATCACCTTCCTCAGGAATGTCACCTGGGTCATGGTGAACCTGTGCCGCCACAAAGACCCCCCTCCACCGATGGAGACCATCCAGGAG ATCCTGCCAGCGCTCTGTGTTTTAATTCACCACACGGATGTAAAT ATCTTGGTAGATACAGTCTGGGCACTCTCCTATCTCACGGACGCTGGCAATGAGCAGATCCAGATGGTGATCGACTCTGGCATTGTCCCTCACTTGGTTCCTCTCCTCAGCCACCAGGAAGTCAAAGTCCAG acgGCTGCGCTCAGAGCTGTGGGGAACATCGTCACTGGCACCGACGAGCAGACACAGGTGGTTCTCAACTGTGAAGCTCTCTCACATTTCCCAGCACTTCTGACACAtcccaaagaaaaaattaataag ggggattttgggactCAGAAAGAAGCTGCTTGGGCAATAAGCAACTTAACAATCAGTGGGAGAAAAGACCAG GTGGCTTACTTAATTCAACAAAATGTAATTCCTCCCTTTTGCAATTTGCTGACAGTAAAAGATGCACAAGTTGTGCAAGTGGTTCTGGATGGACTAagtaatatattaaaaatggctgaagaggaagcagaaacCATAGCCAATCTTATAGAAGAGTGTGGAG GCCTGGAGAAAATTGAACAGCTACAAAACCATGAAAATGAAGACATCTACAAACTGGCTTATGAGATCATTGACCAGTTCTTCTCCTCAGATGAT ATTGATGAAGATCCAAGCCTTGTTCCAGAAGCGATCCAAGGCGGAACATTTGGTTTCAATTCATCTGCCAATGTACCAGCAGAAGGGTTCCAGTTTTAG
- the KPNA4 gene encoding importin subunit alpha-3 isoform X1 — MADNEKLDNQRLKNFKNKGRDLETMRRQRNEVVVELRKNKRDEHLLKRRNVPHEDICEDSDIDGDFRVQNTSLEAIVQNASSDNQGIQLSAVQAARKLLSSDRNPPIDDLIKSGILPILVHCLERDDNPSLQFEAAWALTNIASGTSEQTQAVVQSNAVPLFLRLLHSPHQNVCEQAVWALGNIIGDGPQCRDYVISLGVVKPLLSFISPSIPITFLRNVTWVMVNLCRHKDPPPPMETIQEILPALCVLIHHTDVNILVDTVWALSYLTDAGNEQIQMVIDSGIVPHLVPLLSHQEVKVQTAALRAVGNIVTGTDEQTQVVLNCEALSHFPALLTHPKEKINKEAVWFLSNITAGNQQQVQAVIDANLVPMIIHLLDKGDFGTQKEAAWAISNLTISGRKDQVAYLIQQNVIPPFCNLLTVKDAQVVQVVLDGLSNILKMAEEEAETIANLIEECGGLEKIEQLQNHENEDIYKLAYEIIDQFFSSDDIDEDPSLVPEAIQGGTFGFNSSANVPAEGFQF, encoded by the exons aTGGCCGACAACGAGAAGCTGGACAACCAGCGCCTGAAGAACTTCAAGAACAAAGGCCGCGACCTGGAG ACTATGAGAAGACAAAGAAATGAAGTTGTTGTGGAGTTGAGAAAG aacAAAAGAGATGAGCATCTCCTAAAGAGAAGGAATGTTCCCCATGAGGATATCTGTGAGGATTCTGATATAGATGGGGACTTCAGAGTG CAAAACACTTCTTTGGAGGCAATAGTACAG aATGCCTCAAGTGACAACCAGGGTATTCAGTTAagtgctgtgcaggcagcaaG gaagctgctgtCCAGTGACCGCAATCCACCCATCGACGACCTAATAAAATCAGGAATATTACCTATCCTAGTGCACTGTCTTGAGAGAGATGACAA tcCTTCCTTACAGTTTGAAGCTGCGTGGGCTCTGACCAACATTGCCTCTGGAACCTCGGAGCAAACCCAGGCTGTAGTTCAATCCA ATGCTGTGCCGCTTTTCCTGAGACTGCTGCATTCACCTCATCAAAATGTTTGTGAGCAAGCAGTGTGGGCTTTAGGAAATATCATAG GTGATGGACCCCAGTGTAGAGATTATGTCATTAGCCTTGGAGTAGTGAAGCCCCTGCTGTCCTTCATCAGCCCCTCCATCCCCATCACCTTCCTCAGGAATGTCACCTGGGTCATGGTGAACCTGTGCCGCCACAAAGACCCCCCTCCACCGATGGAGACCATCCAGGAG ATCCTGCCAGCGCTCTGTGTTTTAATTCACCACACGGATGTAAAT ATCTTGGTAGATACAGTCTGGGCACTCTCCTATCTCACGGACGCTGGCAATGAGCAGATCCAGATGGTGATCGACTCTGGCATTGTCCCTCACTTGGTTCCTCTCCTCAGCCACCAGGAAGTCAAAGTCCAG acgGCTGCGCTCAGAGCTGTGGGGAACATCGTCACTGGCACCGACGAGCAGACACAGGTGGTTCTCAACTGTGAAGCTCTCTCACATTTCCCAGCACTTCTGACACAtcccaaagaaaaaattaataag GAAGCAGTGTGGTTCCTATCTAACATCACTGCAGGAAACCAGCAGCAAGTCCAGGCAGTAATAGATGCAAACCTTGTTCCAATGATAATCCATCTTCTAGATAAG ggggattttgggactCAGAAAGAAGCTGCTTGGGCAATAAGCAACTTAACAATCAGTGGGAGAAAAGACCAG GTGGCTTACTTAATTCAACAAAATGTAATTCCTCCCTTTTGCAATTTGCTGACAGTAAAAGATGCACAAGTTGTGCAAGTGGTTCTGGATGGACTAagtaatatattaaaaatggctgaagaggaagcagaaacCATAGCCAATCTTATAGAAGAGTGTGGAG GCCTGGAGAAAATTGAACAGCTACAAAACCATGAAAATGAAGACATCTACAAACTGGCTTATGAGATCATTGACCAGTTCTTCTCCTCAGATGAT ATTGATGAAGATCCAAGCCTTGTTCCAGAAGCGATCCAAGGCGGAACATTTGGTTTCAATTCATCTGCCAATGTACCAGCAGAAGGGTTCCAGTTTTAG